A single window of Senegalia massiliensis DNA harbors:
- the yycF gene encoding response regulator YycF, with the protein MAKRILVVDDEKPIADILKFNLEKENYEVVLAHDGGEAVTKVFEWDPDLILLDIMLPIKDGFEVLKEIRQEKNTPVIMLTAKEEEVDKILGLEMGADDYITKPFSIRELSARVKANIRRGEMTIENASGPKNIIKSGDIEIDLNKYEVKKDDKVIDLTLREFELLKFMSTKPEQVFSREKLLQEVWGYEYYGDIRTVDVTIRRLREKIEDDSSSPQYVITKRGVGYYFRR; encoded by the coding sequence ATGGCAAAGAGAATATTAGTAGTAGATGATGAGAAACCAATTGCTGACATTTTAAAATTTAATTTAGAAAAAGAGAATTATGAAGTAGTATTAGCTCATGATGGTGGAGAAGCAGTTACTAAAGTATTCGAATGGGATCCAGACTTGATACTTTTAGATATAATGTTACCTATTAAGGATGGTTTTGAGGTATTAAAAGAAATAAGACAAGAAAAAAATACTCCTGTAATAATGCTTACTGCCAAAGAAGAAGAAGTTGATAAAATATTAGGTTTGGAAATGGGAGCAGATGATTATATAACAAAACCTTTTAGTATTAGAGAACTTAGTGCAAGGGTGAAAGCAAATATTAGAAGAGGTGAAATGACTATAGAAAATGCCTCTGGTCCTAAAAATATAATTAAATCAGGAGATATTGAAATTGATTTAAATAAATATGAAGTAAAGAAAGATGATAAAGTAATAGATTTAACACTTAGAGAATTTGAACTACTTAAATTTATGTCAACTAAACCTGAACAAGTATTTTCAAGAGAAAAATTACTTCAAGAAGTTTGGGGTTATGAATATTATGGAGATATAAGAACTGTAGATGTAACTATAAGAAGATTAAGAGAAAAAATTGAAGATGACTCAAGTAGTCCTCAATATGTAATTACAAAGAGAGGAGTAGGATATTACTTCAGGAGGTAA
- a CDS encoding S8 family peptidase, whose amino-acid sequence MRRKRIEKIDPLVNAKLNSTSKEEIPIIIKYKKDKKEKISSMYKKIKYELPIVGSVACSMNLKDINDLKEDPDVEFISYDSKVFAQLDIVNKTIKTNIAIENDITGKDITIAVIDTGLAPHVDLFKPTNRILGFKDLVNNRTKLYDDNGHGTHVAGIIAGNGYASKQKFKGIAPLSNLVIVKALDSSGSGNTSDIVSAIQWVIDNKEEYDIKILNLSLGAPISDDGSSSPLREAVEEAVRNGITVVCAAGNSGPSKGSILCPGNSPSAITVGAIDDNKTAEINDDFIANFSSRGPTKEGLKKPDMVAPGVDIMSISNKNSSGYSSLSGTSMATPVITGACALLHEKHGYLKPRTVKQMLMSSCNNIGFSQNEQGAGIIDLEKLLNDNYNMNYNAAHHNNYNKHHKEYNYYDDKILIVILLVLILILDI is encoded by the coding sequence ATGAGAAGAAAAAGAATAGAAAAAATAGATCCTTTAGTTAATGCTAAACTAAATTCAACATCAAAAGAAGAAATTCCCATAATAATAAAGTATAAAAAAGATAAAAAAGAAAAAATCTCTAGTATGTATAAAAAGATCAAATATGAACTTCCCATTGTAGGATCTGTTGCTTGCAGTATGAATTTAAAAGATATAAATGATTTGAAAGAGGACCCAGATGTAGAATTTATATCATATGATAGTAAAGTATTTGCTCAATTAGATATTGTAAATAAAACTATAAAAACAAATATTGCTATTGAAAATGATATTACAGGTAAAGATATTACAATAGCAGTAATAGACACTGGTCTTGCTCCTCATGTTGATTTATTTAAACCTACAAATCGCATACTAGGATTTAAAGATTTAGTAAATAATCGCACTAAATTATATGATGATAATGGTCATGGTACACATGTAGCAGGTATAATAGCAGGAAATGGATATGCCTCTAAACAAAAATTTAAAGGTATAGCTCCTTTATCTAATTTAGTTATTGTAAAAGCACTAGATAGCTCTGGTAGTGGAAATACTTCTGATATAGTTTCTGCAATTCAATGGGTGATAGATAATAAAGAAGAATATGATATAAAAATATTAAATTTATCATTAGGTGCCCCTATAAGTGATGATGGAAGCTCTTCTCCTCTTAGAGAGGCTGTAGAAGAGGCAGTAAGAAATGGAATCACAGTAGTATGTGCTGCTGGAAATAGTGGGCCTTCAAAGGGGAGTATATTATGTCCTGGAAATTCACCATCTGCTATCACAGTTGGAGCTATAGATGATAACAAGACAGCTGAAATAAATGATGATTTTATAGCTAACTTTTCTAGCAGAGGTCCTACAAAAGAAGGTCTTAAAAAACCCGATATGGTAGCTCCAGGAGTAGATATAATGAGTATTTCAAACAAAAATTCTTCTGGATATTCATCATTAAGTGGTACTTCCATGGCTACACCTGTAATAACAGGAGCTTGTGCATTATTACATGAAAAACATGGTTATTTAAAACCAAGAACAGTAAAGCAAATGCTTATGAGTAGCTGTAATAATATAGGGTTTTCACAAAATGAGCAAGGGGCAGGTATAATAGATTTAGAGAAATTATTAAATGATAATTATAATATGAATTATAATGCAGCTCATCATAATAATTATAATAAACATCATAAGGAATATAACTATTATGATGATAAAATATTAATTGTAATTTTACTTGTATTAATTTTAATATTAGATATTTAA
- a CDS encoding DnaD domain protein, giving the protein MTFKVQTTDIDLGDTPIENIFISDFMPMAHGTYVKVYLLGYKYAKDKDENINVDNRTIAKHLNIPLADVLNAWDFWETKGIVKKIYSETHNAEYGIEFLNLKQLYIDNIIRPQNNNYIKPYSASPDEIVESKNRPIINEMFNEIRLVIKRYITPNEYKRIYEWIENYNMSPEVIIRAFQFSLEKKNRRNLSFVEGIIRNWYADGITNIEKLDEYLSNRDEKFYRYNKVIRYLGLKGIASEPQKKYIDRWFDEWSFSMELVLRACDETTKISEVSFDYIDGILKNWYKDNVNSLEDVEKRNEEFKAGKQDKEEKSKKKYSPQKKKVYTQFHNFKQRTTKYSAEELEKKVRKNFEKKING; this is encoded by the coding sequence TTGACTTTTAAAGTACAAACTACAGATATAGATTTAGGAGATACCCCTATAGAAAATATTTTTATAAGTGATTTTATGCCAATGGCACATGGTACATATGTAAAAGTATATTTATTAGGATATAAATATGCAAAAGATAAGGATGAAAATATTAATGTTGACAATAGAACAATTGCAAAACATTTAAATATTCCTTTAGCTGATGTGCTAAATGCTTGGGATTTTTGGGAAACCAAAGGTATAGTAAAAAAAATATATTCTGAAACTCATAATGCTGAATATGGAATTGAATTTTTAAATCTTAAACAACTATATATTGACAATATTATAAGACCACAAAATAATAATTATATTAAGCCATATAGTGCTTCACCAGATGAAATAGTGGAATCTAAAAATAGACCTATTATCAATGAAATGTTTAATGAAATAAGATTAGTTATAAAAAGATATATAACTCCAAACGAATATAAACGCATTTATGAATGGATAGAAAATTATAATATGAGTCCAGAAGTTATAATACGTGCATTTCAATTCTCTCTTGAAAAGAAGAATAGAAGAAACCTTTCATTTGTAGAAGGAATTATAAGAAATTGGTATGCTGATGGAATTACAAATATTGAAAAATTAGATGAATATTTAAGTAATAGAGATGAAAAATTTTATAGATATAATAAAGTTATAAGATACCTTGGACTTAAAGGCATAGCTAGTGAGCCACAAAAGAAATATATTGATAGATGGTTTGATGAATGGAGTTTTAGTATGGAATTAGTATTAAGAGCCTGTGATGAAACTACAAAAATAAGTGAAGTAAGCTTTGATTATATTGATGGTATATTAAAAAACTGGTATAAAGATAATGTAAATTCTTTAGAAGATGTAGAAAAACGAAATGAAGAATTTAAAGCTGGAAAACAAGATAAGGAGGAAAAATCTAAAAAGAAATATTCACCTCAAAAAAAGAAAGTCTATACTCAATTTCATAATTTTAAACAACGTACAACAAAATATTCTGCAGAGGAATTAGAAAAAAAAGTAAGAAAAAACTTTGAAAAGAAAATTAATGGTTAA
- a CDS encoding peptidoglycan DD-metalloendopeptidase family protein: MLKKLLRNFKSLKFSIIFMTTFILILLSSVTIKSNTIHRKVSHTYNNQDNIEDEIIAYGIKVDEKIIGAVSTKQEAKDFLKSIKKYYIKDLDLLNVKIMENVEIIKVKTKIKNLKNNKDLLSNTVKQNNKENPIITVVTTENITEKEKMPYKTEYKKSNNLFSGQEDIEQKGKEGIKENILKVEKINGVEISKEVVSEKVKENPRTQIVLKGTKKMISSRGTGKFMMPIKGRLTSPFGPRGSRMHLGIDLASPTGTPIKASDNGIIKFSGYKGTYGYMILIDHGNGYFTRYAHSSKLHVNEGQKVAKGSIIAEVGNTGRSTGPHLHFEVIVNGENKDPYNFIK, encoded by the coding sequence ATGCTAAAGAAATTATTGAGAAATTTTAAAAGCTTAAAATTTAGTATCATATTTATGACTACATTTATTTTAATACTATTAAGTAGTGTTACAATAAAGTCTAATACTATTCATAGAAAAGTTTCTCACACTTATAATAATCAAGATAATATAGAAGATGAAATAATAGCTTATGGAATAAAAGTAGATGAAAAAATAATAGGAGCTGTAAGCACGAAACAAGAAGCTAAAGATTTTTTAAAAAGCATAAAAAAATATTATATAAAGGATTTAGACCTATTAAATGTAAAAATTATGGAAAATGTTGAGATAATAAAAGTTAAAACAAAAATAAAAAACTTGAAAAATAATAAAGACTTATTATCTAATACAGTGAAACAAAATAATAAAGAAAATCCTATTATAACAGTGGTTACAACTGAAAATATAACTGAAAAAGAAAAAATGCCTTACAAAACTGAATATAAAAAATCTAATAATTTGTTTTCAGGACAAGAAGATATAGAGCAAAAAGGGAAAGAAGGAATTAAAGAAAATATATTAAAAGTAGAGAAGATAAATGGAGTAGAAATATCAAAAGAAGTAGTTTCTGAGAAAGTAAAGGAAAACCCTAGGACACAAATAGTTTTGAAGGGTACAAAAAAAATGATATCTTCAAGAGGAACTGGAAAGTTTATGATGCCTATAAAAGGAAGACTTACATCACCATTTGGTCCAAGAGGTTCAAGAATGCATCTAGGTATAGATTTAGCATCTCCTACAGGCACCCCAATAAAAGCATCAGATAATGGAATAATAAAATTTTCTGGCTATAAGGGGACTTATGGATATATGATACTAATAGATCATGGTAATGGCTACTTTACTAGATATGCTCATTCAAGTAAATTACATGTAAATGAAGGACAGAAAGTTGCAAAAGGAAGCATTATTGCAGAAGTTGGAAATACTGGTAGAAGCACAGGTCCTCATTTACATTTTGAAGTTATTGTTAATGGTGAAAATAAAGACCCTTATAACTTTATAAAATAA
- a CDS encoding sensor histidine kinase, translating into MFRSIKSKFIIIYFLLVFIAMVIAGIFIVTVFERNQLNEADKSIRAQAQSILNFSPTIKEANWDELGEQEKSELLTKAPIYSTDNRVYIIDNTKVAPEIISSNIGQEERLIGENAYNIPQISPKLIVEASKGKEELRTNEDMTLKSFAYPIITEEDKVEGIIYIIYDLSHINKTISDTKTIFIESTLLALAITVVLGFMIASSITEPIKDVTIKAQKMAEGDFKQYVEVRSGDEIGQLASMFNLLTEKLDNTISEIFREKSKMEAIFNYMADGVIAVDITGKIAHANPIAKNILNISEKDIEDKSYDEVIMPINKYMTLKNIIQSKSLKGKQLIETKDSTYMARFAPYLSQSSEFSGIIIVFQDMTEQYKLDNLRREFVANVSHELKTPITTIKSYTETILDGAIEDKELSIQFLNVVNDECDRMSRIVSDLLQLSNFDNKEVEWEKEYISLEKLVNTIVMKLELTIKEKQQKVNIYIKKHLNDIYADKDAIEQVIINILSNSIKYTPDNGIINIILNSKDNSNEIIIEDNGMGIPKEDINRIFDRFYRVDKARSRDLGGTGLGLSIAKRIVESHNGQINIESEYEKGTKVIITLPIK; encoded by the coding sequence ATGTTTAGAAGTATTAAAAGTAAATTTATAATTATTTATTTTTTACTTGTATTTATTGCAATGGTTATAGCTGGAATATTTATAGTAACAGTATTTGAAAGAAATCAATTAAATGAAGCAGATAAATCTATAAGAGCTCAAGCTCAAAGTATATTAAATTTTTCTCCTACTATTAAAGAAGCAAATTGGGATGAGTTAGGTGAACAGGAAAAAAGTGAATTACTAACTAAAGCACCTATATATTCTACAGATAATAGAGTGTATATAATAGATAATACAAAAGTTGCTCCGGAAATAATCTCAAGTAATATAGGACAAGAGGAAAGACTAATTGGTGAAAATGCATATAATATACCCCAAATATCACCTAAATTAATAGTAGAAGCTTCCAAGGGAAAAGAAGAATTAAGAACTAATGAAGATATGACTTTAAAATCTTTTGCCTATCCAATAATAACAGAAGAAGATAAAGTTGAAGGTATAATCTATATTATATATGATTTGTCACATATAAATAAGACTATTTCAGACACTAAAACAATATTTATTGAGTCTACCCTACTTGCTCTTGCAATAACTGTAGTACTTGGTTTTATGATAGCAAGTAGTATAACAGAACCTATAAAGGATGTTACTATAAAAGCTCAAAAAATGGCGGAAGGAGATTTTAAACAGTATGTTGAGGTCAGATCAGGTGATGAAATAGGACAACTTGCAAGTATGTTTAATCTCTTAACAGAAAAATTAGATAATACTATTTCTGAGATATTTAGAGAAAAATCTAAAATGGAAGCAATATTTAATTATATGGCAGATGGAGTAATAGCAGTAGATATAACGGGCAAAATTGCTCATGCAAATCCTATAGCTAAAAATATATTAAATATATCTGAAAAAGATATAGAAGATAAGAGTTATGATGAAGTGATTATGCCTATAAATAAATATATGACATTAAAAAATATAATTCAAAGTAAGTCTTTAAAAGGTAAACAATTAATTGAAACAAAAGATTCCACATATATGGCAAGATTTGCACCATATCTTAGTCAAAGTTCAGAATTTAGTGGCATAATAATAGTATTTCAAGATATGACAGAACAGTATAAATTAGATAATTTAAGGAGAGAATTTGTAGCAAATGTTTCTCATGAGTTGAAAACTCCTATAACTACTATTAAAAGTTATACAGAGACTATTTTAGATGGAGCTATAGAAGATAAAGAGTTAAGTATACAATTTTTAAATGTAGTGAATGATGAATGTGATAGAATGAGTAGAATAGTTAGTGATCTTTTACAATTATCTAATTTTGATAATAAAGAAGTTGAATGGGAAAAAGAATATATATCTTTAGAAAAATTAGTAAACACAATTGTTATGAAACTTGAATTGACTATAAAAGAAAAGCAACAAAAAGTTAATATATATATAAAGAAACATTTAAATGATATTTATGCAGATAAAGATGCAATAGAGCAAGTTATAATTAATATATTAAGTAATTCAATAAAATATACACCTGATAATGGAATTATAAATATAATTTTAAATTCCAAAGATAATAGTAATGAAATAATTATAGAAGATAATGGAATGGGAATTCCTAAAGAAGATATAAATAGAATATTTGATAGATTTTATAGAGTAGATAAAGCCAGATCACGTGATTTAGGAGGTACAGGCTTAGGTCTTTCTATAGCAAAAAGAATAGTAGAATCACATAATGGACAAATAAATATAGAAAGTGAGTACGAAAAAGGTACAAAGGTTATTATAACTTTACCAATAAAGTAA
- a CDS encoding ATP-binding protein produces MNKDIIKSILIEYEKKRDDALYKQQSRKQEVYSKIPQIKDIDIEIKQTSIALSKCIIENPINYQEVTNKLKSKIEKLKREKAILLTENNIPLEYLNINYTCNKCQDTGYLNNGKKCSCFKQELINRAYGMSNLENVLKKENFSNFDINIFSDKNMEEEEKSPRENMMNILNISEGFVINFEKENRENLLFYGQTGLGKTFMANCIAKSLLDKGYIVIYQTAFKIMDIISNHKFNRYNSSGEDEYNLLFTADLLIIDDLGTEFTNSFTNTEIFNIVNTRLLEGKKMIISTNLSPKEFADTYTDRTFSRIFSNFIPLKFYGDDLRWEI; encoded by the coding sequence TTGAATAAAGATATAATAAAATCAATTTTAATAGAATATGAAAAAAAACGAGATGATGCTCTTTATAAACAACAATCTAGAAAACAAGAAGTATATTCTAAAATTCCTCAAATAAAAGATATTGATATTGAAATAAAACAAACTAGTATTGCTCTATCTAAATGCATAATAGAAAATCCTATAAATTATCAAGAAGTTACAAATAAACTTAAATCAAAAATCGAAAAATTAAAAAGAGAAAAAGCAATACTTCTTACAGAAAATAATATTCCTCTTGAATACTTAAATATAAACTACACTTGTAATAAATGTCAAGATACGGGTTATTTAAATAATGGCAAAAAATGTTCATGTTTCAAGCAAGAACTTATTAATAGAGCATATGGAATGAGTAATCTTGAAAATGTTTTAAAAAAAGAAAACTTTAGTAATTTTGATATAAATATTTTCAGTGATAAAAATATGGAAGAAGAAGAAAAAAGTCCTCGTGAAAATATGATGAATATATTAAATATATCTGAAGGATTTGTGATAAATTTTGAAAAGGAAAACAGAGAAAACCTTCTGTTTTATGGACAAACTGGACTTGGAAAAACATTTATGGCCAATTGCATAGCTAAATCCCTATTGGATAAAGGTTATATAGTTATATACCAAACTGCATTCAAAATAATGGATATAATAAGCAACCATAAATTTAATAGATATAATTCAAGTGGAGAAGATGAGTATAACCTCTTGTTTACTGCTGACCTTCTTATAATAGATGATCTTGGAACAGAATTTACAAATTCATTTACGAATACGGAAATATTTAATATTGTAAATACACGATTATTAGAAGGCAAAAAAATGATAATATCTACAAATTTATCGCCTAAAGAATTTGCAGATACTTATACAGATAGAACTTTTTCAAGGATATTCAGTAACTTCATCCCTCTTAAATTCTATGGTGATGATTTAAGGTGGGAAATATAA
- a CDS encoding FprA family A-type flavoprotein, translating into MDNTKILDLNKDVKWIGILDPTLITFDVVMETKYGTTYNSYFIDADKKAIVETSKETYKTDYIEKVKRVVNPEEIEYIIMNHTEPDHSGNLKHLLKIAPNATVVASKSAINFLKHMINFEFKYMEVKDGDTLDLGNKTLRFISAPFLHWPDTMYTYLEEDKILFTCDSFGCHYCDEKMFDDEVGNFDDAFKYYFDVILKPFSSFMLKAIDKIEDLDIDTLAPGHGPILRNNWEKYVNWSKELSEPIEKKEKKIFIPYVSAYGNTKKMAEKIKEGIESVENINVDLEDIEHMDQFELEEKIERSNAIIIGSPTINQNTLLPIYKLFAVMNPITNRGKLAAVFGSYGWGGEAIRIIEDNIKNHKLKLAMDSLKTTFVPYEETYDKCFEFGKEFAEKVLGKVKSSN; encoded by the coding sequence TTGGATAATACAAAAATATTAGATCTTAATAAAGATGTAAAATGGATTGGAATATTGGACCCTACTCTTATAACTTTTGACGTAGTTATGGAAACAAAGTATGGTACAACTTATAATTCATATTTTATAGACGCTGATAAAAAGGCTATAGTTGAAACATCAAAGGAAACTTATAAAACTGATTATATAGAAAAAGTAAAGCGAGTAGTAAACCCTGAAGAAATTGAATATATAATAATGAATCATACAGAACCTGATCATTCTGGCAACCTTAAGCATTTGCTTAAAATAGCTCCAAATGCCACTGTAGTTGCAAGTAAGTCAGCAATAAACTTTTTAAAGCATATGATAAATTTTGAATTTAAATATATGGAAGTTAAAGATGGAGATACATTAGACTTAGGAAATAAAACTCTTAGATTTATATCAGCACCTTTTCTTCATTGGCCAGACACTATGTATACCTATTTAGAAGAAGATAAAATATTATTTACTTGTGACTCATTTGGTTGTCATTATTGTGATGAAAAGATGTTTGATGATGAAGTAGGGAATTTTGATGATGCATTCAAATATTATTTTGATGTAATATTAAAACCATTTAGTAGTTTTATGCTTAAGGCTATAGACAAAATAGAAGATTTAGATATAGATACTTTAGCCCCAGGACATGGTCCTATATTAAGAAATAATTGGGAAAAGTACGTAAATTGGTCAAAAGAACTATCTGAGCCTATAGAAAAAAAAGAAAAGAAAATCTTTATACCTTATGTTTCAGCATATGGTAATACAAAAAAAATGGCAGAAAAAATTAAAGAAGGTATAGAATCAGTAGAAAATATAAATGTAGATTTAGAAGATATAGAGCATATGGATCAGTTTGAATTAGAAGAAAAAATTGAACGATCAAATGCAATTATAATAGGATCTCCAACTATAAACCAAAATACATTGCTTCCTATATATAAATTATTTGCAGTAATGAACCCTATAACAAATAGAGGTAAGTTAGCAGCTGTGTTTGGATCATATGGATGGGGTGGAGAAGCTATAAGAATAATTGAAGATAATATTAAAAATCATAAATTAAAACTTGCTATGGATTCTCTTAAAACAACATTTGTTCCCTATGAAGAAACCTATGATAAATGTTTTGAATTTGGAAAGGAATTTGCAGAAAAAGTATTAGGAAAAGTAAAGAGTTCTAACTAG
- the rplI gene encoding 50S ribosomal protein L9, which yields MKVILLENVKGLGKKGDLVNAKDGHARNYLLPKKLAKEATDGNVKQLKEQKKAKKLKKQEEKEEALELKEKLSEIIVKIKSKAGEEGKLFGSVTTKDIATALRKQENIKIDKRKIVLDNNIKTLGTTIVKVKVYPEVTADLKVQVVEQ from the coding sequence ATGAAAGTGATTTTATTAGAGAATGTAAAAGGATTAGGTAAAAAAGGAGATTTAGTAAATGCAAAAGATGGCCATGCAAGAAACTATCTCTTACCAAAGAAACTTGCTAAAGAAGCAACAGATGGAAATGTAAAACAATTAAAAGAGCAAAAGAAAGCAAAGAAATTAAAAAAACAAGAAGAAAAAGAAGAAGCTTTAGAACTTAAAGAAAAGCTTTCAGAGATAATAGTTAAAATAAAAAGTAAAGCAGGAGAAGAAGGTAAATTATTTGGTTCTGTTACAACTAAAGATATAGCAACTGCTCTAAGGAAACAAGAAAATATTAAAATAGATAAAAGAAAAATAGTATTAGATAATAATATAAAAACACTTGGTACTACTATTGTAAAGGTAAAAGTATATCCAGAGGTTACGGCAGACCTTAAAGTACAAGTAGTTGAGCAATAA
- the dnaB gene encoding replicative DNA helicase — protein MEENLKKLGNIPPHSIEAEQSVLGAMILDKDAIIAALEIIRSEDFYKEANGEIFESILELYNRNEPVDLITLSEELKKRDTLEAVGGVGYLTDLSDGVSTTSNIKSYCEIVEEKSLLRRLIKASNEIISEGYKDDKEIENIIELAEKRIFEITQKQRHEGFTTMKTALMETLSRIEEMSKLGGGITGIPTGFSDLDNKTSGLQKSNLILVAARPSMGKTAFSVNIAQNSALKGSTVAIFSLEMSKGQLVQRMLSSEAHIEIQKILSGDLLEEEWIRLSKSMGPLSQAKIFIDDTPAISLAEMKAKCRKLKMEHDLDLVMIDYLQLMSGDGRTENRQQEISKLSRGLKEMARELDIAVMALSQLSRAPELRSDHRPIMSDLRESGAIEQDADVVMMLYRDEYYHPDTEKKNIGEVIITKQRNGPTGTVELVWMGQFTKFLNMERYRE, from the coding sequence ATGGAAGAAAACTTAAAGAAACTAGGAAATATTCCTCCACATAGTATAGAGGCAGAACAGTCAGTACTTGGAGCTATGATATTAGATAAAGATGCAATAATAGCAGCTTTAGAAATTATAAGGTCAGAAGATTTTTATAAAGAAGCTAATGGAGAAATATTTGAATCAATATTAGAATTATATAATAGAAATGAACCAGTAGACCTCATAACTTTATCTGAAGAATTAAAGAAAAGAGATACATTAGAAGCAGTAGGTGGAGTAGGATATCTTACAGACCTTTCAGATGGTGTATCCACAACTTCTAATATAAAATCTTATTGCGAAATAGTAGAAGAAAAATCATTATTAAGAAGACTTATAAAAGCATCAAATGAAATAATAAGTGAAGGATATAAAGATGATAAAGAAATAGAAAATATTATAGAGTTAGCTGAAAAAAGAATTTTTGAAATAACTCAAAAACAAAGACATGAAGGCTTTACTACAATGAAAACCGCACTTATGGAAACTCTTTCTCGCATTGAAGAAATGAGCAAATTAGGAGGAGGTATTACAGGTATACCTACTGGGTTTTCTGATTTAGACAATAAAACTTCTGGTCTTCAAAAATCTAACTTAATACTTGTAGCAGCAAGACCATCCATGGGTAAAACTGCTTTTTCAGTAAACATAGCACAAAATAGTGCTTTAAAAGGAAGTACTGTAGCTATATTTAGTTTGGAGATGTCAAAGGGACAATTAGTACAACGTATGCTTAGTTCTGAAGCACATATTGAAATACAAAAGATATTATCTGGAGATTTATTAGAAGAAGAATGGATTAGGCTTAGTAAATCAATGGGTCCATTATCTCAAGCTAAAATATTTATTGACGATACACCTGCAATATCTCTTGCTGAAATGAAAGCTAAATGTAGAAAATTAAAAATGGAACATGACTTAGATTTAGTAATGATTGATTATCTACAATTAATGTCTGGAGATGGAAGAACTGAAAATAGACAACAAGAGATATCAAAGTTATCTAGAGGATTAAAAGAAATGGCAAGAGAATTAGATATAGCTGTAATGGCTCTATCTCAATTATCTCGTGCTCCTGAACTTAGATCAGACCATAGGCCTATAATGAGTGATTTAAGAGAATCAGGTGCTATAGAGCAAGATGCTGATGTAGTTATGATGCTTTATCGTGATGAATATTATCACCCAGATACTGAAAAAAAGAATATAGGTGAAGTTATAATTACAAAGCAGCGTAATGGACCTACTGGAACTGTTGAGTTAGTGTGGATGGGACAATTCACAAAATTCTTAAATATGGAAAGGTATAGGGAATAA
- a CDS encoding GNAT family N-acetyltransferase codes for MSVYSNRLIIEELKLDDVYQMSNWGRHHSLLFKDYNFPDMNDKQIFDWYKFKVKNKNKKSYSIKLKSGRLIGYLTIREIKRFRKFSTLGLVLDPNYMNDGYGTEALITFLNYYFQNLKMKKMILQVAKFNKRAIRCYEKCGFRLLKEYYDCMDIQDIDLYRELPKEQVNDNFKLRNGIKYMGFYKMEITYREYKTRTKDMSQNVYNFVDMWKRFKASPQYIDNNNLKNT; via the coding sequence ATGAGTGTATACTCTAATAGATTAATAATCGAAGAATTAAAATTAGATGATGTATATCAAATGAGTAATTGGGGTAGGCACCATAGTCTACTTTTTAAAGATTATAATTTTCCTGATATGAATGATAAGCAAATATTTGATTGGTATAAATTTAAAGTTAAAAATAAAAATAAAAAAAGTTATTCTATAAAACTTAAAAGTGGAAGGTTAATAGGATATTTAACAATTAGAGAAATTAAACGTTTTAGAAAATTTTCTACTCTAGGATTAGTTTTAGATCCTAATTATATGAATGATGGATATGGTACTGAAGCATTGATAACATTTTTAAATTATTATTTTCAAAATTTAAAAATGAAAAAAATGATTTTGCAAGTAGCCAAATTTAATAAAAGAGCGATAAGATGTTATGAAAAATGTGGGTTTAGATTATTAAAAGAATATTATGATTGTATGGATATTCAAGATATAGATTTATATAGAGAATTGCCTAAAGAACAAGTAAATGACAATTTTAAATTGAGAAACGGGATTAAATACATGGGGTTCTATAAAATGGAAATAACATACAGAGAATATAAAACCCGAACAAAAGACATGTCTCAAAATGTGTATAACTTTGTGGATATGTGGAAAAGATTTAAAGCTAGTCCACAATATATTGATAATAATAATTTGAAAAACACATAA